Part of the Mytilus trossulus isolate FHL-02 chromosome 2, PNRI_Mtr1.1.1.hap1, whole genome shotgun sequence genome is shown below.
TACAAATGGTAAATTGTTGTTTATTAGttggatctgcttaccattccggagcacctgagatcacccctatttTCTTGTGGGGCTCTTGATgtttattcttcagttttctatgttgtgtcatgtgtactattgtttttctgtttgtctacTTTTATTttgagccatggcgttgttttagacttatgagtttgactgtacctctggtatctttcgtccctcttttaaacaacTTTATAGTCAAAAGTTGATTTTCATTCGCAGGTGAAAATTTTCGTTTCTCAATGAAACAAAACTCATCAAACGCAAatcaaatgaacgaaaacaagtGTTGCTTCATTTGTGTTTAAATCAGAACTCTGcgcaatcaatttgaaatttaatattcaaCACACTTGTTATATCGAATTATTTTTGGACGACCCCTGTAAAAGCagtatatattatacaaatgttgcTCCAATCATTTTAGTCATTTCTTGTGTTCTAGTAAATGATGCAGTAGTTacgaaattcaaataaaaaatggcaaGTAAAAAAAACCGAATATTCTGATTCGTCcaatgaaacggaaacatttaAACTGttaagaaaatataaacaaaaataccgaactccaataTAAAGTTCATAAAGACTAACAAAATCAAACTTATTCTACATCTATTAAAGGGACGAATGCAAAAATTCACTGTAACTGGCCTTATTTaagtgacaaaaacaaaaacaaaaacacaataaattgATCGTTCTGTCCTTGTTCCATTTTTCGTTTTGAGTTTAGATTCAAGTGAAACATTatagtacatgtaataatatTCTCATACCTTAGAAAGATTGGACTTAGGCAGGTTTCTAACGTATTCACGATCGTGAACAAATTGTTCTTTTGGTCTTTTCACAATTTTATGTTTCTTCTTTCcctaaaaataacaaacagaaTAAGATATTGATATGTAAGTAACAACTTACATATCAATTTcgaaacaaataacaaatattatttattttgtggtCGTACTAGATGCACTAACTGCAATATTTTTCAATGCCATATGCTATTGTGATTATccttttttgatatataaacaaaatgtttattaaaaaaataaacaattgaaaaaacaaaatcatctcATTTATATCTTGCAGTGAtgagaagaaaagaaattataaagaaaattgtgtttattattttgtctctttgtttttttaatggtgttttctatatttttacgGCTTATGTTTGAATTgtgatattttgtaaaacaatatcattCCTGAACTTGAAGTTTTAACCCAAAATGTAATCATGTATCTCTGATATTTCCAGAAATGTTGGGACTTCAAATCGGTGAAAAGAAGTGTTTTGGTagttattattttgaatctGTTTAGAGAATCTGGTAATTAAGAGCATGAcatattgtgttttgtaatttttagaACTGAATTTAAACCCAAAATTTCACATGTGTAAACCTTTAGTTGCTCTCAGCATGTTagatgtatttcattttattaacatCTTTTTAATAACATGTATGGTATATTGAGCGTTCTTGCATTTTCTTGCATATTTTGgtgaaaatatttaattcttGACGGTTTGAAGTATTCgtggttatatttctattgttattttcatctttcaaatgatatatgatagctttttattcaatcatttattgttttgtcactTTTTATATCTCATCAAACGGAGTAAGCCTGCGTTCCGAAAGTTACTTGTAAgtgctatttaaaaaaacatatttcaaaccTCTTCCTCTAACTGTTTTAGTCTTTCTTCAAACTCTTCATCGCGCTTTCTTTGTTGATCTCTCTGTTTTTCTACTTTTGTATTCAGTTCTTTTATGTACTTATcgtatttgtccatttgttctCTAGCTACTGCTTCTATTCGTATTGTCCGATTCtataataaaaagttattatagtaaattcaaacaaaacttaTCACTTTATATACCGCATACATATCACGGTGGTCAGTTcatacagttttacaaaaatcaattCGTTACCTAAATGAGTAGTTGTATgaaatgaatattattattctAAAACTAATCGATTACTAAAGATTAACGATTCGCAAATGTTGTAATTCGAACAGCGTGTAGGATGAGTGCGTCGCTCATTGCGCGTTAGAGAAACAATGCAATAACTTTTTGATGTATCCGTAGGGGACCTGTTAAACGGCAGGAATCATAACCCTATTAAATATACCCCTATTTTCCAGTGGAAATCAATATTTCAGATCCTTTATCCTGGGCTACCCTACTTTGTAGACCATGCTTATTCTATTGATTGGTGATGTGTTCTCTTCCTGATTACGCATGATGTATGAGCCAGTGTATGTTAAATAAGCAACATTGAATTAGTAAATCCTTTATGACACAAGCGTTATGCAAGAAATAAAACTTTACATACATATCTACTTATCAGATGTAAGTCATAATTAACtacaattataaaattcgtgtaTATAAAACGATTCTAAAAACAGAACTGTAACCATACGTTAACTTTACAAAGCCTCGACGTAAATGTTATAACACAagaattctttttaaaatataaaaagcacATATATTAATGTTATCAACATAGacaaataacataacaattGTGTTAACGGTTCTTAACAAATGCTCTTAAATTATGGTAAAATACACAAACTAGGAGATGTGGAATGAtatcaaatgagacaactatccaccaattTAAGGTTCAAATACAGtgaatatatatactttttttgttttggggTATTTATACATTAAGACAATCAATCGATATCTGTATGTaattggcattgcacaaggtcggGATTTTCTCAAACTGTTAATGAAATCTTTACACTAGTGGTTATTGGCCTTCAAACAGCTGTCAGTAACGCGAGTACTTATTGGTGTCTTTAAAGTTGTAGATATGCAAAAATACCCTTCCATGTCCGATCTATATTTGTGGTTCTTTTTTTCCGTTGTTTAGATCTAATGAGTTAAGcccttttctttaaattatttttatagtttgttcataTCGTGTACAGTTACACCAATGTGCCAGATAAAGGGAGGTTTGGGTGCCTGCTAACGTGCTCAATCTCGCCACATTCCATTTTTTGCCAGTActttcatgtgttttttttacatactatcaggccgttggttttcccgtttgaattgttttacatttgtcattgcGGGGCCTGATAtggctgactatgctgtatgggttttgtttattgttaaaagCCATATGGTGACATATAGATGTTAAtgtatatttcattcatttacaAGTATTTCTAGTATACCACATTTGATGTTCGTACTGTTGAGATCTGAGAGCACTTGTATGTTTTGACTGCTAGTTCAAAGTGGATATAAGCATTGATATGCAGCCGTACGGCTTTTAACAATGAGAAACCCCATACCAtaaagtcggctataaaaggccccgacataaataaaaaagatatgaaacaaaacacaTGAAGAAATCAACGGCCTAACATATAATAAAgtatacaacaaaaacaaatattacacaGATGAACCAACAAAATACAGGCTCCCGACTTGAAACaaacacatacagaatgtggcacagttaaacatttttaaaggcGCCAGTTCTGCTCTAATGTTGAAAACTGGTGTATCACttcaacaaactataaaattatttgaagagAAGAAAACGTTTAACAACAGACAAGACGtagcaggaaatttataaattacacTAAAGAAAAATGACACGGAGTACAGATCTGAAAGGTCAAAGCtaataacaattaaaagaaaagtaTAATGTATCTAAGACTAAAAAAGCAATCAGTACAATaatcagagaaaaacatgaccttgtgcttAGCCAAAATATGGATATCGAAAGATTATAAAACCGTGATTGTGCATATGTGTAGGACGATAATGCTTAGTACggttttaatataaacaaatcaatatCTATACCAATTAAAACAAAGTGCAAGCATAAAAAGTATCGCTAAAAAATCAACATCACATGAACCAAATGATATGTTGCAAATTTGAAAGCCAACACCTTGTATCAAAAGACTAACGCAAAACTTACAGGCTTTGATAATCTAACTGGCTAAAGTAAAAATAGAAATGCGTTTAATTGAAGCTACAATTTTCAACATTACAGCAATAATTACTCTATAATAACCCGTGTGTTTAGTTCTCTATTGCCAGTGCATATTATACTAAAAAATACTTTCAAGTGATGCCCTAAACTATTCAGGTTTCTATCAGTCCTACCGTGacacattgttttatttgttggaATTCAAGTCTGGTGAAAAACATTGCGTATTTTTTCtgtccatatttttttttaccacacAGAAATAAGCATAACAATACTTAACATCATGTTATGGTGACGTATAGTTTGACAGTTTATTTAGATGAGTTAAGATATTGTTATGCGAATGTATCAGTTGGTCATATTTTACTTCATCAATCTGATAAGTTGGCGAACATAAACCCAGTAGTCAgactttttattgaaaataagttgatatgtttaaattataagctaactgtttgcaaaactttgaatttttcgaaaaactgagTATTTTCTACCACAAGAATAATTTAACGTGTCTAGATTAGCCAAAactgttttggaattttggttttCAGTGAGCACCAACTTCGAACttcatttgatctttttaaagGCAAattcactgatgagtattaAGTAGACGAAACGAACGTCTTAATCCCGGTATCTACGATGAGGTTATCTACATCAACATGAAATCATTTAAGGTCATATTTCCTTGATAGTCAGTAAACGAACAATAGTCTACATATTTTGGATGAAATAGCACCACTACACTTTAAAACTGGCTGATGCATTTATTCCCTTTCTATTATTTGgtaatttagtttatgtacaaatGGCCCGAGATAATCTTTGTTCAAAGTTTACATCCATTTCTTATCCATCCAATGTGAATAGTGATCATTGTCATTGTGAATGTTTTATTTGGAGAGCGAACGAAATATAAACGGAGTTGGGTAAAATCAaatcctatgattcatatgttACCTCAGTTTTGAATCGTGTATCCAGATGCTCTCCCCACTCTTTCGATTTTGCAAAACGCTTTGGTtttcctttttctttctttcgtTGTGGTCCTCTATCAGTGAATGGTGGCTTCTGACGATCACCTTGATAAACCTTCTgcaaatataattaaacatgacaaaattaattattataatagGCGTTGATACCAATGTTTacgatttgttttttttttatcaaaacgttatttatattattctaattgatataaatcaaggcaacagtagtgtaccgctgttcaaaactcataaatccatggacaaaaaacaaaatcggggtaacaaactaaaactgagggaaacgcattaaatataagaggagaacaacgacacaacattaaaatgtaacattaatattagaagaaaactaaaaattattCTTACCCCTTCCTGTATAGGTTCGTACAAACTTAGAATACTGGGAAAGCTGGATGTGGTTCTAAGTTTGATACTGGCTCTACTTAGTCTGGACAAAGATGAAAATCTATCTGTTCCATGACTGTAGGTTGAGTTGACAGAAAAGgatcctgatactgtgctggctACTGTTAGACGACCGTCACCCTCTGTACTTCCGAAGCTATTGTGACTGTTGTGGAGTGGCTGAAATAATTCATAGGTAATTAGAAATCATTTGCATTTGAATATATGATGCAGATTAATACAGAATTgcaatgaaaagtaaaatcacaaacatactgaCTTAccagaaaaattcaaaaaaagttttaaagtagcactagctgtcaaatacATGTTAATTGATTTGACTTAAactcttatatttgatttatatccatgtaaaacatttatccaaattataaaaagtttcaATTTACAGAGCATGGGCTAAAAAAAT
Proteins encoded:
- the LOC134706679 gene encoding uncharacterized protein LOC134706679 isoform X1 yields the protein MSSVEVSRQPLHNSHNSFGSTEGDGRLTVASTVSGSFSVNSTYSHGTDRFSSLSRLSRASIKLRTTSSFPSILSLYEPIQEGKVYQGDRQKPPFTDRGPQRKKEKGKPKRFAKSKEWGEHLDTRFKTEPVRLSKPNRTIRIEAVAREQMDKYDKYIKELNTKVEKQRDQQRKRDEEFEERLKQLEEEGKKKHKIVKRPKEQFVHDREYVRNLPKSNLSKMVRLSDDLQKKGILKTPLDVDKFWKDFGRKSIDNTDIFKRDPLTEVPDSRHWIGKKTTLQSLDDKAKKRKLKKIYGSQDSNPLPTIPSRKSRQRKAKSSEENPGTKGSDKSKSAFDPSPGPSEKHSELTTPSEV
- the LOC134706679 gene encoding uncharacterized protein LOC134706679 isoform X2; amino-acid sequence: MSSVEVSRQPLHNSHNSFGSTEGDGRLTVASTVSGSFSVNSTYSHGTDRFSSLSRLSRASIKLRTTSSFPSILSLYEPIQEGKVYQGDRQKPPFTDRGPQRKKEKGKPKRFAKSKEWGEHLDTRFKTENRTIRIEAVAREQMDKYDKYIKELNTKVEKQRDQQRKRDEEFEERLKQLEEEGKKKHKIVKRPKEQFVHDREYVRNLPKSNLSKMVRLSDDLQKKGILKTPLDVDKFWKDFGRKSIDNTDIFKRDPLTEVPDSRHWIGKKTTLQSLDDKAKKRKLKKIYGSQDSNPLPTIPSRKSRQRKAKSSEENPGTKGSDKSKSAFDPSPGPSEKHSELTTPSEV